One region of Mucilaginibacter sp. 14171R-50 genomic DNA includes:
- a CDS encoding tyrosine-type recombinase/integrase has protein sequence MDILLKPILWTYRVIIDDDKNYVIGEHEVRIRMTQNRVPKYITTTFSSSPEHWDDKNGAPLITHPKYLELSAKIKKIVEDIEFEIKTAEKNGRTITHTEIKANLSNQIKQSAVPEKPNKILAYIQSIIDYYDSVNNPGYANVFYNNKLTVKKLLNNKDKMFLAFTKADHEAYEKQISGTTEATRSHYLRTYYRIWNLAIADGLCNKEHHPKKYIQFKAYKRIRTKKRSIKSDYWERILKLKPAKDTRIYRSHLLMQFMYYARGMNFNDMLKLKKEDFVNNGIAYKRSKNKRNYDFELHPSAVKIIKIFEVFPEQSDAGYIFPFIMKEHDTAKKIDVRIDSALKDFNEDSKAMAEAVGWKKQFTSNALRHGFASHLNEANVDIKIIQEAMGHETQADTRIYLADIEDSIITEAINSALKKVG, from the coding sequence GTGGACATACTATTAAAACCAATCCTTTGGACTTACAGAGTAATCATTGATGATGATAAAAATTATGTAATCGGTGAACACGAGGTGCGTATAAGAATGACGCAGAACCGTGTTCCCAAATATATCACTACGACTTTCAGTAGTTCTCCTGAACACTGGGATGACAAAAACGGTGCGCCGTTAATCACTCACCCTAAATATTTGGAATTATCTGCCAAGATCAAAAAGATTGTGGAGGATATTGAATTTGAAATTAAAACGGCAGAGAAGAACGGGCGAACTATTACTCACACTGAGATTAAGGCAAATCTTAGTAATCAAATAAAACAATCGGCAGTACCCGAGAAGCCAAATAAAATATTAGCCTACATTCAATCAATTATTGATTACTATGATTCTGTAAATAACCCTGGCTATGCCAATGTTTTTTACAATAACAAGCTGACTGTTAAAAAGCTTCTCAATAATAAGGACAAGATGTTTTTGGCATTTACCAAGGCGGACCACGAAGCCTACGAAAAGCAGATTTCTGGAACCACAGAGGCTACAAGAAGCCATTATTTGCGAACCTATTACCGCATATGGAACTTGGCTATTGCAGATGGTCTATGTAATAAAGAACATCACCCCAAAAAGTATATACAGTTTAAGGCGTATAAGAGGATCAGGACAAAGAAGCGTTCCATTAAATCGGATTACTGGGAGCGAATCCTGAAGCTTAAACCCGCGAAAGATACCCGAATATACCGCTCTCATTTATTGATGCAGTTTATGTATTACGCGAGGGGCATGAATTTCAATGACATGCTTAAGCTAAAAAAAGAAGATTTTGTTAATAATGGAATTGCCTATAAGCGGTCAAAAAATAAAAGAAATTATGACTTCGAGCTACATCCTTCAGCGGTAAAAATCATTAAAATATTCGAGGTTTTCCCGGAGCAATCTGATGCTGGATATATATTTCCGTTTATCATGAAAGAGCATGATACCGCTAAAAAGATAGATGTCAGGATTGATTCAGCCCTTAAAGATTTTAACGAAGATTCCAAAGCTATGGCAGAGGCTGTGGGCTGGAAAAAACAGTTTACCTCTAATGCCTTAAGGCATGGTTTTGCTAGCCACCTTAACGAGGCTAATGTAGATATTAAAATTATACAGGAAGCAATGGGGCACGAAACCCAGGCTGATACGCGTATATATTTGGCGGATATAGAGGATAGTATTATAACGGAAGCGATAAATTCAGCGCTTAAAAAGGTTGGATAA
- a CDS encoding AraC family transcriptional regulator, with amino-acid sequence MEQMRRFNTISEYNAFNNNETKHPLVTVVDLSKADPRQLSRMYFGFYIIFLKDVKCGDLVYGRDTYDYQEGTLVFLAPGQIAGSNGNSDFYQPKGHVLAFHPDLIHGTTLGRRIQEFTFFGYQSNEALHLSERERNLVVDCFSKIDYELDRGVDKHSKRLIVSNIELFLDYSVRFYDRQFITRDNVHQGILERFEQLLNDYFESEKPETVGLPSVNYCAEQLNLSSNYFGDLVKKETGKTAQEYIQAKLIDVAKEKIFDGSKTINQIAGELGFKYPQHFARVFKKRVGQTPNEYRSLN; translated from the coding sequence ATGGAACAAATGCGCCGCTTTAATACGATCAGTGAATACAATGCCTTTAACAATAATGAGACAAAGCATCCGCTTGTAACAGTAGTAGACCTGTCGAAAGCTGATCCGAGGCAGTTATCACGGATGTATTTTGGATTTTACATAATATTTTTGAAAGATGTCAAGTGTGGGGATTTGGTCTATGGTCGCGATACTTATGATTATCAGGAAGGAACTTTGGTTTTTCTGGCACCCGGTCAGATAGCCGGCTCGAACGGAAATAGCGACTTTTATCAGCCCAAAGGCCACGTACTCGCATTTCACCCTGACCTGATACACGGCACAACGCTGGGCAGGCGCATCCAGGAATTTACATTTTTCGGTTATCAGTCAAATGAAGCATTGCATCTGTCCGAACGCGAAAGAAACCTTGTAGTTGATTGTTTTTCGAAGATAGATTATGAATTAGACCGGGGTGTTGACAAACATAGTAAACGATTGATCGTCTCTAATATTGAATTGTTCCTGGATTACAGCGTGCGTTTTTACGACAGGCAATTCATCACCCGTGATAATGTCCACCAAGGTATCCTTGAACGGTTCGAGCAACTTCTGAATGATTATTTTGAATCGGAAAAACCGGAAACAGTTGGCCTCCCGTCTGTAAACTATTGCGCTGAACAACTGAACCTATCATCCAATTACTTTGGAGACCTTGTGAAAAAAGAGACAGGAAAGACAGCGCAAGAATACATACAAGCGAAATTGATCGATGTTGCCAAAGAGAAAATTTTTGACGGAAGTAAAACCATCAACCAGATTGCCGGCGAATTGGGGTTTAAATATCCGCAGCATTTTGCAAGGGTATTTAAAAAGCGGGTAGGGCAAACTCCCAATGAATATCGCAGCCTAAATTAG
- a CDS encoding carboxylesterase/lipase family protein: protein MRKILLGLTLLIACSAKAQQTSGSPFPTVKTQSGTLKGSTDGNVSSFKGVPFAAAPVGALRWRAPQPFPAWKGERDATKYGADCAQMGWPRNGTEISKTSSEDCLFLNVWKPASAASGAKLPVMVWIHGGGFVAGSGNQGDFSGASFTDKGVLLVTINYRLGRLGFFAFPALSKEHSEEAKGNYAYMDQIAALKWIKQNIAAFGGDPSNVTIFGESAGGVSVQSLLTIPSSKGLFQKAIVESGGGRDGVLTGRPINKENADAHYRVSAETMGVNFAKKHGIQGTDAAALEKLRALSVSEIVDGGQETDGRGGAPIYSGPILDGKLVTETAQSAYNAGRAPKIPLMIGSNSAEVPAGFVNASSKDSLLALFGNMKTEAKTVYDADGNTEFPKMLSFVNTDKVWAEPARFTARAIIAKGAPAYIYLFSYVSPSMQQWMKYGAGHASEIAYAFDNLISRNGVAIASKDKEVAKAMNTYWTNFAKTGNPNGGGLPNWPVYDMKRNELIEFQSDGSVVGKPDPKKARLDVIEKAVTSGNLH, encoded by the coding sequence ATGAGGAAAATCTTATTAGGTCTTACTTTACTTATCGCTTGCTCCGCAAAGGCTCAACAAACATCAGGATCGCCATTTCCGACAGTAAAGACGCAATCCGGCACGCTAAAAGGATCAACAGATGGAAATGTATCCAGTTTTAAAGGCGTTCCGTTTGCAGCTGCTCCGGTTGGCGCTTTACGCTGGCGGGCACCGCAACCATTTCCGGCATGGAAAGGCGAACGTGACGCCACCAAATATGGGGCAGACTGCGCGCAAATGGGATGGCCGCGTAACGGTACGGAAATATCAAAAACATCATCCGAAGATTGCTTATTCCTGAATGTGTGGAAACCGGCAAGCGCCGCATCCGGCGCTAAACTTCCGGTAATGGTTTGGATTCATGGCGGAGGCTTTGTTGCAGGTAGCGGAAATCAGGGTGATTTTAGCGGTGCTTCCTTTACCGATAAAGGCGTATTGCTGGTAACAATCAATTACCGCCTTGGCCGTCTTGGTTTCTTTGCGTTTCCGGCTTTAAGCAAGGAACACTCTGAAGAAGCAAAAGGCAATTACGCTTACATGGATCAAATCGCCGCCCTAAAATGGATCAAACAGAATATCGCTGCCTTTGGCGGCGATCCGAGCAACGTAACGATATTCGGGGAATCTGCCGGTGGTGTATCTGTTCAGTCGCTTTTAACTATTCCAAGTTCCAAAGGATTGTTTCAAAAAGCGATTGTTGAATCAGGTGGTGGCCGGGACGGCGTATTGACCGGTCGTCCTATCAATAAAGAAAACGCCGATGCCCACTATCGGGTATCCGCAGAAACTATGGGCGTCAACTTCGCAAAAAAGCATGGCATCCAGGGAACAGATGCTGCAGCACTGGAAAAACTTAGGGCATTAAGCGTGTCCGAAATAGTTGATGGCGGGCAGGAAACGGATGGCCGCGGCGGCGCACCAATCTATTCAGGACCTATACTGGATGGTAAACTGGTAACGGAAACCGCCCAAAGCGCCTATAATGCAGGCAGGGCACCAAAAATCCCGTTAATGATCGGTTCAAACAGTGCGGAAGTACCTGCGGGCTTTGTTAATGCCAGCTCTAAAGATTCATTACTGGCGCTTTTTGGAAACATGAAAACCGAAGCAAAAACCGTTTATGACGCTGATGGAAACACTGAATTCCCCAAGATGCTTTCATTTGTTAACACAGACAAGGTATGGGCAGAACCTGCAAGGTTTACTGCCAGGGCCATTATCGCGAAGGGTGCACCGGCTTATATTTATCTTTTCTCCTATGTATCTCCCTCCATGCAGCAATGGATGAAATATGGAGCAGGACACGCTTCAGAGATCGCTTATGCTTTTGATAATTTGATTAGCAGAAACGGAGTGGCCATCGCATCGAAGGACAAAGAGGTGGCGAAAGCCATGAACACCTACTGGACAAATTTCGCAAAAACGGGAAACCCTAATGGTGGTGGTTTACCTAACTGGCCGGTTTATGATATGAAACGGAATGAGCTGATCGAATTCCAATCAGATGGCTCGGTTGTAGGCAAGCCTGACCCCAAAAAAGCAAGACTGGATGTGATAGAAAAGGCCGTT